A genomic window from Fibrobacterota bacterium includes:
- a CDS encoding acyltransferase, with the protein MHRTLIGKSRVQLQPSDIKGLNREVVSVGWIVFLYKSVFYIWRETYCVFTTLACRLILFLNGVKHGRIVSNGLPIINRAKSGSIRLGNGIILNNGHLKNSIANSPCQIYAGLNAEIVIGNNVGISSSVITSRIKICIGNDVLIGAGVLILDTDCHPLDSGIRSSCNVAESMPITICDGVFIGARATILKGVTIGVNSVIGAGAIVTKSIPANQIWAGNPARFIRNLPHGS; encoded by the coding sequence TTGCATCGCACCTTGATCGGCAAGAGTAGGGTGCAGCTTCAGCCAAGCGACATCAAAGGCTTAAATAGAGAGGTTGTTTCAGTGGGTTGGATCGTGTTTTTATACAAGTCTGTTTTCTATATCTGGCGCGAAACTTATTGTGTATTCACCACACTTGCTTGTCGATTGATTCTTTTCCTAAACGGTGTTAAGCATGGCCGCATTGTGTCCAATGGACTTCCTATAATTAACAGGGCAAAGTCTGGAAGTATAAGGCTTGGAAATGGGATCATACTGAATAATGGGCATTTAAAGAATTCCATTGCTAACTCGCCATGCCAGATTTATGCGGGCTTAAATGCTGAAATTGTGATTGGAAATAACGTTGGAATCTCCAGTTCTGTGATAACGTCCAGAATTAAAATTTGCATCGGAAATGATGTCTTGATTGGTGCTGGGGTTCTAATTCTGGACACAGATTGTCACCCCCTTGATTCCGGTATTAGATCAAGTTGCAATGTGGCTGAAAGTATGCCCATAACCATTTGTGACGGAGTTTTTATAGGGGCAAGAGCGACCATCCTTAAAGGTGTTACTATTGGGGTAAATTCAGTCATTGGGGCAGGGGCAATTGTGACAAAAAGCATTCCTGCTAATCAAATCTGGGCAGGTAATCCAGCAAGGTTTATACGAAATCTTCCACATGGCTCCTGA
- a CDS encoding glycosyltransferase family 4 protein gives MTTSADLTVFANPNPVRGVPPLQFPQRRVAIVHDWLYTYAGAERVLEQILKLHPNADLFSLFDFLPDQERGFLQGHSVTTSLLQGFPGAKKHHRAWLPFFPLAIESFDFSSYDLIISSSYSVAKGILSRPGQQHICYCHSPMRYAWDLQEQYLRESGISKGFKGLIARAILHYLRMWDVSSAPRVDTFIANSRFVGQRIKRCYGRSASVIYPPVNTEAFKLNEGERSDYYVTASRMVPYKKMDLIVEAFAKMPSKRLVVIGDGPGMNAIRKIATPNIKLLGFQPQKVLINHLQRAKAFIFAAEEDFGIAPVEAQACGTPVLAFGKGGALETIRGLNNSHPTGHFFNEQSVESLTKGLHTLESNLHKIFAYECRENAMRFSGEAFRESFSLEIEMQTKLFSKLNGAESF, from the coding sequence ATGACCACCAGTGCTGACCTTACCGTCTTCGCCAATCCCAACCCAGTCAGAGGCGTACCACCTTTGCAATTTCCTCAACGCCGAGTGGCGATCGTGCATGACTGGTTGTACACATACGCCGGTGCTGAACGTGTTCTTGAGCAGATTCTTAAACTGCACCCCAATGCGGACCTTTTTTCGCTCTTTGACTTCTTGCCAGACCAAGAAAGAGGCTTTCTACAAGGGCATTCCGTTACCACTTCTCTGTTGCAAGGCTTTCCAGGTGCAAAGAAGCACCACCGTGCTTGGCTGCCTTTTTTCCCCTTAGCAATCGAGTCTTTTGACTTTAGCAGCTATGATTTAATCATTTCTTCTTCTTATTCTGTTGCAAAAGGAATCCTTTCCAGACCAGGACAGCAGCATATCTGCTACTGCCATTCTCCTATGAGATATGCCTGGGATCTTCAAGAGCAGTATCTTCGAGAATCAGGAATATCAAAGGGATTTAAAGGACTCATTGCCAGAGCAATTCTACACTACCTGAGAATGTGGGATGTATCCTCTGCTCCACGTGTGGATACCTTTATCGCCAATTCGAGGTTTGTCGGACAACGAATAAAGCGCTGCTACGGACGCAGTGCCTCTGTAATTTATCCGCCCGTCAATACTGAGGCGTTCAAATTGAATGAAGGCGAAAGGTCTGACTATTATGTAACTGCTTCGCGCATGGTGCCTTACAAAAAAATGGACCTTATTGTAGAGGCTTTCGCAAAGATGCCTTCAAAAAGGCTGGTAGTAATTGGTGACGGCCCTGGCATGAATGCAATACGAAAAATTGCCACTCCGAATATCAAACTTTTGGGATTCCAGCCTCAAAAAGTACTCATCAATCACTTGCAAAGAGCCAAGGCATTTATCTTTGCAGCGGAAGAAGATTTTGGAATTGCCCCCGTTGAGGCTCAAGCATGCGGAACTCCGGTATTGGCATTCGGCAAAGGCGGGGCTCTTGAAACCATTCGAGGACTCAACAATAGCCACCCTACCGGTCATTTTTTCAACGAGCAGTCCGTAGAATCCCTAACAAAAGGTTTGCACACATTAGAATCCAATTTGCACAAAATCTTTGCCTACGAATGCAGAGAAAATGCCATGAGATTTTCGGGTGAAGCTTTCCGAGAGAGCTTTTCCTTGGAGATCGAAATGCAGACCAAGCTTTTTAGCAAGCTGAACGGTGCGGAATCATTTTGA
- a CDS encoding glycosyltransferase: MEKILWLTNTPCKASDLLCPGNVIGGWLYSLSEIYGKNHPGKLHISFFWEKDISPFEFEGVEYIPIFSPRKPWYIRLLNRAGFGSGEDRERLEKILPVISKLQPDLIHIHGTEECYGLIVESIDIPAVISIQGILSPYVDKYFSGIPEDVANRFLPAVHKIGLNNHTRRRNLMHVRALREQRILASARNVAGRTAWDRRVSKVLSPSSRYFHCDEILRGAFLKSNWCKTVSNGELKIVTTMSDGLYKGLEMIAKTARLLSKQTGVRFKWIVIGQREDSEVAKIVERWLGYKFSDCYVEFAGKCTENEIVKILKSSDIYCQVSHIENSPNSLCEAMLLGVPVVASAAGGTTTLIEDGVNGILFQDGDCYGLCGTLLELNNNDELQLKISETAAKQARKRHDPNSVIGQLNDMYREILNVKG, translated from the coding sequence ATGGAAAAAATTCTTTGGTTAACAAATACCCCGTGCAAGGCATCAGATTTGCTTTGCCCTGGAAATGTTATCGGTGGTTGGCTGTATTCATTGAGCGAAATATATGGGAAAAATCATCCTGGAAAACTCCACATTTCGTTCTTTTGGGAAAAGGATATCTCACCTTTCGAGTTTGAAGGAGTTGAGTATATTCCGATTTTTTCTCCTCGTAAACCATGGTATATTCGACTTCTGAATCGTGCTGGATTCGGATCAGGCGAGGATCGTGAAAGGCTTGAAAAAATATTACCTGTAATTTCAAAATTGCAGCCAGACCTTATCCATATCCATGGCACGGAAGAATGTTACGGACTCATCGTCGAGTCTATTGATATTCCCGCAGTGATTAGTATACAAGGTATTCTATCGCCCTATGTAGATAAGTATTTTTCAGGTATTCCAGAAGATGTTGCTAATAGATTTTTGCCGGCGGTGCATAAAATAGGTTTAAATAATCATACTCGTCGCAGGAACCTAATGCATGTTCGGGCATTGCGAGAACAAAGAATTTTGGCTTCCGCACGGAATGTTGCCGGAAGAACGGCATGGGATCGTAGGGTTTCAAAAGTTTTATCTCCAAGTTCACGGTACTTTCATTGCGATGAAATTTTGCGTGGGGCGTTTCTTAAGTCAAACTGGTGTAAAACGGTTTCGAATGGTGAACTGAAAATTGTAACAACAATGAGTGATGGATTATACAAAGGCCTTGAGATGATTGCAAAGACAGCTCGATTGTTGTCAAAGCAAACTGGAGTTAGATTCAAATGGATTGTAATTGGGCAAAGGGAAGATTCTGAAGTGGCTAAAATTGTGGAAAGGTGGCTTGGTTATAAATTTTCTGATTGCTACGTAGAGTTTGCTGGTAAATGCACTGAAAATGAAATTGTTAAAATCTTAAAAAGCTCAGACATTTATTGTCAAGTAAGCCATATTGAAAATTCACCGAACAGTCTTTGTGAGGCGATGTTGCTTGGGGTCCCAGTTGTTGCTTCCGCAGCAGGTGGAACGACAACACTCATTGAGGATGGTGTGAACGGTATACTCTTTCAAGACGGGGATTGCTATGGATTATGCGGAACTTTGTTAGAGCTGAACAATAATGATGAACTTCAACTGAAAATTTCAGAAACAGCAGCGAAACAAGCTCGCAAAAGACATGATCCTAATTCGGTAATTGGCCAACTGAATGATATGTATAGAGAAATCCTAAACGTTAAAGGATAG
- a CDS encoding mannosyltransferase: protein MERIPKKIHYFWFGGKELPPLAKSCIESWIRFLPDYEIVRWDETNYDVSQNEFTRIAYAEKKWAFLSDYARLDILRKFGGIYLDVDVQVYRTFDGFLNSEMFLGFMFDCNLSTAVFGAEKENRHIINLLEIYNGIEFPKTANNDLFTFYFCGRFPEFLLCNHRQTVDGVEIFPKEWFEMPVMFRKAGGYSVHHFMGSWWRTENHTDRVKRLAKAGFGTAGYWLIRQISHYRAVKISFHRSRFLKDRQKLSALKIRGNDA, encoded by the coding sequence ATGGAGAGAATTCCAAAAAAGATCCACTATTTTTGGTTTGGCGGTAAAGAGCTGCCTCCATTAGCCAAATCATGTATCGAAAGTTGGATTCGGTTCCTGCCAGATTACGAAATTGTTCGATGGGATGAAACAAATTATGATGTATCGCAGAACGAATTCACAAGAATAGCGTATGCTGAGAAGAAATGGGCGTTTTTGTCCGATTATGCCAGATTGGATATTTTAAGGAAATTTGGTGGAATTTATTTGGATGTTGATGTTCAAGTTTACAGAACGTTCGATGGTTTTTTAAATAGTGAAATGTTTCTTGGGTTCATGTTTGATTGCAACCTAAGTACCGCTGTATTTGGGGCAGAAAAGGAGAATAGACACATTATAAATTTGTTGGAGATTTACAACGGCATAGAATTTCCAAAGACAGCAAACAACGATTTGTTCACGTTCTACTTCTGTGGCCGATTCCCCGAGTTTTTGCTTTGCAACCACCGGCAAACGGTTGATGGGGTTGAAATTTTCCCCAAAGAATGGTTTGAAATGCCTGTAATGTTCCGGAAGGCCGGTGGCTATTCTGTGCATCATTTTATGGGAAGTTGGTGGCGCACTGAAAATCATACAGACAGAGTTAAGAGGCTGGCCAAGGCTGGGTTTGGAACAGCAGGATATTGGTTGATTCGTCAGATTTCCCATTATCGGGCAGTCAAAATATCATTTCACAGGTCTCGATTTTTAAAGGACCGCCAAAAGCTAAGCGCTTTGAAGATTCGAGGTAATGATGCCTGA
- a CDS encoding O-antigen ligase family protein produces the protein MAPEHFRICYNLPTQNSNLRIWLKGDLYGWLKWFIAIVFVYRNNSWLAYEFKNPLNFAVLFVIGICVYLESRNRNLNLPGMPVLLIGLWPIASSVLALNEGANYLSICYSMLLIFGLAMIPKSVLEEILDKYARFVLLLVVISIGFGCLFLYDYSFVRLFPEFSNPAFCPPSYHNMIIYTERSINDFRSQSIFWEPGAWTFNMAFSAYWIVVKNQKLKLLPVYIVGFLLAFSTTGFALIAILLLYVFVFRTKFWGKFQIILGVLAFVGAMILIGQLLKEKNSIDIFKMIELQTSGKLANPNGNQSFDERMAATKQSMEIANDNPFFGIGRQSESEAIFVTSSISELMYQYGYIYLVMFLLAYFRAFSKFNVIFGLPFVLIMLNGEAYAAGSLTSLLVVFGVNQNTWILLKLKKIICNIRDPRAKLEANL, from the coding sequence ATGGCTCCTGAACATTTTAGGATCTGCTACAATTTACCAACTCAAAATTCAAATTTAAGAATTTGGTTAAAGGGCGATTTGTACGGTTGGCTAAAATGGTTCATTGCTATTGTGTTTGTATATAGAAATAACTCATGGCTCGCTTACGAATTTAAGAATCCCTTAAATTTTGCTGTACTGTTTGTAATCGGGATCTGCGTCTACTTGGAGTCTCGAAACCGAAACCTGAATCTGCCTGGTATGCCAGTTCTTCTAATAGGATTGTGGCCGATTGCATCATCGGTGCTTGCGTTGAATGAAGGTGCAAACTACTTAAGTATTTGCTATTCCATGTTATTGATTTTTGGGCTCGCTATGATTCCTAAGAGTGTTCTTGAAGAAATCCTTGATAAATATGCCAGATTCGTGCTTTTATTAGTCGTCATCTCTATTGGCTTTGGTTGTCTTTTTTTATATGACTACAGCTTTGTGAGGCTTTTTCCTGAATTTTCAAATCCTGCATTTTGTCCCCCATCATATCACAATATGATTATTTACACGGAGCGATCTATTAATGATTTTCGATCTCAATCGATTTTTTGGGAGCCAGGCGCATGGACTTTCAATATGGCCTTTTCTGCATATTGGATTGTGGTTAAGAATCAGAAACTAAAGTTGCTGCCCGTATACATTGTTGGGTTTTTGCTTGCCTTTTCGACCACTGGCTTTGCGTTGATTGCTATTTTGCTTCTCTATGTGTTCGTTTTTCGCACAAAGTTTTGGGGGAAATTTCAGATTATACTTGGTGTATTGGCGTTTGTTGGAGCTATGATACTAATAGGGCAGCTATTGAAGGAGAAAAACTCAATAGATATTTTTAAAATGATAGAATTGCAGACTTCCGGGAAATTGGCGAATCCAAACGGAAATCAATCTTTTGATGAGAGAATGGCGGCGACAAAGCAGTCGATGGAAATAGCGAATGATAACCCCTTCTTTGGGATAGGTCGTCAATCGGAGTCCGAGGCGATTTTTGTAACTTCATCGATTTCAGAATTGATGTATCAGTATGGCTATATTTATCTAGTGATGTTTTTGCTAGCGTATTTTAGGGCGTTTTCTAAATTTAATGTGATTTTTGGTCTGCCGTTTGTTTTGATAATGCTTAATGGCGAAGCATATGCAGCTGGCTCTTTGACCTCGCTGCTTGTTGTTTTTGGAGTTAATCAAAATACTTGGATTTTGTTGAAATTGAAAAAAATAATTTGTAATATTAGAGATCCTCGAGCTAAGCTAGAGGCGAACCTGTAA
- a CDS encoding glycosyltransferase family 4 protein translates to MIFINARFRTQRITGVQRYATEIINRLKGEFVEVVPKSTLEGARAHLWEQAVLPFRSRNGVLWNPCATGPIITPSVVTIHDFAFIDHPEWFSKNFARAYQFIVPRVIANSKHILCVSEFTRERLVSLFGVNSKNIDVVPNGVELGDSNLKGELNCLSGLGFPVNARRFFLSVCSQEPRKNIPRLISAWKNVLPKLPKDFCLVLVGGKGSQSVFSIQGDDKIEEDRVFFTGYVSDLQLKTLYANAHAFIYPSLYEGFGLPPLEAMSFACPVLVSNTTSIPEVVGEAGLLFDPLSIESISKSIESVSSSIGLCEELKEKSLKQAGKFSWDTSAGMVQDILAKYC, encoded by the coding sequence ATGATATTCATAAACGCTAGATTTAGGACTCAAAGAATAACTGGGGTACAAAGATATGCCACTGAAATCATCAACAGATTAAAAGGCGAGTTCGTTGAGGTAGTCCCAAAATCGACATTAGAGGGGGCTCGTGCTCATCTTTGGGAACAGGCTGTGCTCCCTTTTCGATCGCGTAATGGGGTTTTATGGAATCCTTGTGCTACAGGTCCAATTATTACACCGAGTGTTGTAACCATTCATGACTTTGCTTTTATTGATCACCCCGAATGGTTTTCAAAGAATTTTGCCCGTGCTTACCAGTTTATTGTTCCTAGGGTAATTGCTAATTCAAAGCACATTCTTTGTGTTTCTGAATTCACCAGGGAAAGACTGGTTTCCTTGTTTGGCGTGAATTCGAAAAATATTGATGTTGTCCCTAATGGTGTTGAGCTGGGCGATTCAAATCTTAAAGGTGAATTAAATTGCCTAAGCGGATTGGGTTTCCCAGTGAATGCTCGACGCTTTTTTTTATCGGTTTGTTCTCAGGAGCCTAGGAAAAATATTCCAAGGTTAATAAGTGCTTGGAAAAATGTCTTGCCGAAATTGCCTAAAGATTTTTGCCTGGTATTGGTAGGAGGCAAAGGGAGTCAGAGTGTTTTTTCAATTCAAGGCGACGATAAAATCGAAGAAGATCGAGTGTTCTTTACGGGCTATGTATCGGATCTGCAGTTAAAGACTCTATATGCAAATGCGCATGCATTCATATATCCATCTCTGTATGAAGGTTTTGGCTTGCCTCCATTGGAGGCAATGTCCTTTGCTTGCCCGGTGTTGGTATCAAATACCACATCAATTCCCGAGGTGGTAGGAGAGGCCGGGCTATTGTTCGATCCGCTTTCAATAGAATCGATTTCGAAAAGTATCGAATCCGTCTCATCTTCCATCGGACTTTGCGAAGAGTTGAAAGAAAAATCTCTCAAACAAGCAGGCAAGTTCTCTTGGGATACTTCCGCTGGAATGGTACAGGATATTCTTGCTAAGTATTGTTAG
- a CDS encoding glycosyltransferase family 2 protein → MNRVCAVVVTYNRKDLLERCINAVRSQTASVGGILVVNNGSTDGTGDWLDSQKDIRTIHQGNVGGSGGFNRGAIEAVKLGYDAVWMMDDDGYPDSSALEELLKFSNLGSCVLNSVVVDKESMKLSFPLWNLGERLNHYEDVSVLHQDCILGVINPFNGTLIPSKIIELIGPPYGDMFIWGDEVEYFFRMRKFSVPVVTVTKSLLFHPLAKEVEGEDWTDGISWRKYYSTRNRYRVFKAMNLGLPGIRFTKFVALLMLEILSIQKSKRFSKLVMIFGAYVHAIMGNYGLLPAEVWCLKPFLGKKN, encoded by the coding sequence ATGAATAGAGTATGTGCGGTTGTAGTAACATACAACAGAAAAGATTTGTTGGAACGCTGCATTAATGCGGTTCGATCTCAGACCGCAAGTGTTGGTGGAATTCTAGTTGTAAATAATGGAAGCACCGATGGAACGGGTGATTGGTTGGATAGCCAAAAAGATATCAGGACCATTCACCAGGGCAACGTCGGAGGATCTGGCGGTTTTAATCGAGGTGCCATTGAGGCTGTAAAATTGGGGTACGACGCGGTTTGGATGATGGATGACGATGGTTATCCTGATTCAAGCGCGCTTGAAGAATTATTGAAATTTTCAAATTTGGGCTCGTGTGTACTAAATAGCGTGGTTGTTGACAAAGAATCCATGAAGCTCTCTTTTCCGCTTTGGAACTTAGGAGAGAGGCTGAATCATTACGAGGATGTTTCAGTTTTACACCAAGATTGCATCTTAGGAGTTATAAACCCATTCAATGGAACATTGATACCCTCAAAGATCATTGAGTTGATTGGACCTCCGTATGGCGATATGTTTATTTGGGGCGATGAGGTTGAGTATTTTTTCAGGATGCGCAAATTTAGTGTCCCAGTAGTTACTGTTACGAAGAGCTTATTGTTTCACCCCCTAGCAAAAGAAGTGGAAGGTGAGGATTGGACAGATGGGATCTCATGGCGCAAATATTATTCCACAAGGAATAGATACCGTGTATTCAAGGCGATGAATTTGGGTTTGCCTGGTATAAGGTTTACAAAATTTGTGGCCCTGTTGATGTTGGAAATTCTTTCTATTCAAAAGTCAAAAAGATTCAGTAAGCTGGTAATGATATTTGGGGCGTATGTTCATGCAATTATGGGGAATTATGGGCTGCTTCCAGCCGAAGTTTGGTGTTTGAAACCTTTTCTTGGGAAAAAGAACTAA
- a CDS encoding YajQ family cyclic di-GMP-binding protein, whose protein sequence is MAKDCSFDVVSKIDSQEVRNAVDQARREVATRFDFKGSKCEIDFDAEKLKLVADDEPKLEQLKDVLDSKLIKRGVSTKGLEWGKLQAAGHMTVRQEATLKAGIPQVDGKKMAATIKESKVKVQASILGDHLRVTGKSKDDLQEAMALLRKGDWSVDLQFTNFQG, encoded by the coding sequence ATGGCAAAAGACTGTTCCTTCGATGTCGTGTCCAAGATCGATTCCCAAGAAGTGCGCAACGCCGTGGATCAGGCGCGTCGCGAAGTCGCCACGCGTTTCGATTTCAAGGGCTCCAAGTGCGAGATCGATTTCGATGCGGAAAAGCTCAAGTTGGTCGCCGACGACGAGCCCAAGCTGGAACAGCTCAAGGACGTGCTGGACAGCAAACTGATCAAGCGCGGAGTCAGCACCAAGGGGCTGGAATGGGGCAAGCTCCAGGCGGCAGGCCACATGACCGTGCGCCAGGAAGCGACTTTGAAAGCCGGAATCCCGCAGGTGGATGGCAAAAAAATGGCCGCCACCATCAAGGAGTCGAAAGTCAAGGTCCAGGCTTCCATTTTGGGAGACCATCTGCGCGTGACAGGCAAATCGAAGGATGATTTGCAGGAGGCCATGGCCCTGCTGCGCAAAGGGGACTGGTCGGTCGACCTGCAATTCACGAATTTCCAGGGATGA
- the aroA gene encoding 3-phosphoshikimate 1-carboxyvinyltransferase, translated as MKRLTLERMPALTGQVRLPGSKSLSNRYLLLAALSRGTTTLVDLLDSDDIRAMKGALNQLGVSLKEQGDRLSVTGIGGAGFQSPTEPLNLGNAGTAMRPLAAALCAAQGEFTLDGVARMRERPIGDLVDGLRPVLADGGSISYLQTEGFPPLKILARGFRGGRTRIKGSTSSQFLTGLLMAAPLSPEPLEIEVEGDLISKPYIEITLRLMQLFGVKVDRDGYRLFSVQPSNYLAPGVVQVEGDASSASYFLGWGALGGKVRVLGCGQNSVQGDAAFSDVLAKMGAQVTKGPDWIECASPLQGRLRGIDIDMIDMPDAAMTLATLALFADGPTAIRGIGSWRVKETERVVAVRDQLRKLGATVDEGPDWIRITPPGRLIENVEIETYDDHRMAMAFSLAAHHVAVTILDPDCTAKTFPTYFQELSRLAGAVD; from the coding sequence ATGAAACGCCTGACCTTGGAACGGATGCCCGCACTGACCGGACAGGTCCGGCTGCCTGGCTCCAAGAGCCTTTCCAACCGCTATTTGCTGCTGGCCGCCCTCTCCCGCGGCACCACAACCTTGGTGGATCTGCTGGATTCCGACGACATCCGGGCCATGAAGGGCGCGCTGAACCAACTCGGAGTGAGCCTCAAGGAACAAGGCGACCGGCTCTCCGTGACCGGAATCGGGGGGGCTGGCTTCCAATCCCCCACCGAACCGCTCAACCTGGGCAATGCCGGCACCGCCATGCGCCCGCTGGCCGCCGCCCTATGCGCGGCCCAAGGAGAATTCACCCTCGATGGCGTGGCACGCATGCGTGAGCGGCCCATCGGCGACCTGGTGGACGGTTTGCGACCCGTGCTGGCCGACGGCGGTTCCATCTCGTATCTCCAAACCGAAGGCTTCCCTCCGCTGAAGATCCTCGCCCGCGGCTTCCGCGGCGGACGGACCCGCATCAAAGGCTCCACCTCCAGTCAGTTTCTGACAGGCCTTCTCATGGCCGCGCCGCTGTCTCCCGAGCCGCTGGAGATCGAGGTGGAAGGTGATCTCATCTCCAAGCCCTACATCGAAATCACGCTGCGGCTCATGCAGCTGTTCGGTGTGAAGGTGGACCGCGACGGGTACCGGCTCTTTTCCGTGCAACCTTCCAACTACCTCGCTCCCGGCGTGGTCCAGGTGGAGGGCGACGCCAGTTCCGCCAGCTATTTCCTGGGCTGGGGTGCTCTGGGTGGCAAGGTCCGCGTGCTGGGCTGCGGACAGAATTCCGTCCAAGGCGACGCCGCGTTCTCCGATGTGTTGGCCAAGATGGGTGCGCAAGTCACAAAAGGCCCCGACTGGATCGAATGCGCCTCCCCTCTGCAAGGCCGTCTTCGCGGGATCGACATCGACATGATCGACATGCCCGACGCCGCCATGACCTTGGCCACCCTGGCCCTGTTCGCCGACGGCCCCACCGCCATCCGAGGGATCGGCTCCTGGCGGGTGAAGGAAACCGAGCGCGTGGTGGCCGTGCGCGACCAACTGCGCAAACTGGGCGCCACCGTGGATGAAGGCCCGGACTGGATCCGCATCACGCCACCTGGGCGGTTGATCGAAAACGTCGAGATCGAGACCTACGACGATCATCGCATGGCCATGGCCTTTTCGCTGGCCGCACACCACGTTGCCGTCACCATCTTGGACCCCGACTGCACCGCCAAGACTTTCCCCACCTACTTCCAGGAGCTTTCGCGCCTGGCCGGAGCTGTGGATTGA
- a CDS encoding DUF808 domain-containing protein: MASSFFALFDDIASLLDDVAVLSKVAARQTTGVIGDDLALNAKQVAGVRAERELPVVWAVAKGSLLNKAILVPVALLLSAFLPWLVHPLLMIGGAYLCFEGVEKLLHAKASKLGPEEILAQAKAMEAVDPVQLEKEKIKGAIKTDFVLSAEILVIALGSVANVAMTTRVLVMCVIALLMTVGVYGVVALIVKLDDMGLYLVEHAKNRPVRLLGNGLVLGTPWLMKFLSVAGTIAMFLVGGGILVHNIGPLHHLSVWIAGLGGLLGSVVVGIFDGLTGVLCGALVVGVLALVAKLRGKKAN, from the coding sequence ATGGCTTCCAGTTTCTTCGCACTGTTCGACGACATCGCCAGCCTTCTGGACGACGTGGCCGTGCTCTCCAAGGTCGCAGCGCGACAGACCACGGGTGTGATCGGCGACGACCTCGCCCTCAACGCCAAGCAGGTGGCGGGCGTGCGGGCGGAGCGGGAGCTGCCGGTGGTTTGGGCGGTGGCCAAGGGTTCGCTTCTAAACAAGGCGATTCTGGTGCCGGTGGCGCTGTTGTTGAGCGCGTTCTTGCCTTGGTTGGTGCATCCGCTGTTGATGATCGGTGGCGCCTATTTGTGCTTCGAGGGCGTGGAAAAGCTCCTCCACGCCAAGGCCTCCAAGCTCGGCCCCGAAGAAATCCTCGCCCAGGCCAAGGCGATGGAAGCGGTGGATCCGGTCCAGCTGGAGAAGGAAAAGATCAAAGGCGCGATCAAGACGGATTTTGTCTTATCTGCGGAAATCCTGGTGATCGCGTTGGGATCGGTCGCCAACGTGGCGATGACCACGCGCGTCTTGGTGATGTGCGTGATCGCGCTGTTGATGACAGTCGGCGTGTACGGCGTGGTGGCCTTGATCGTGAAGCTCGACGACATGGGTCTGTACCTGGTGGAGCATGCCAAAAATCGTCCCGTGAGGCTGCTCGGGAACGGATTGGTCCTGGGCACTCCGTGGCTCATGAAATTCTTGTCGGTGGCCGGAACCATCGCCATGTTCCTGGTGGGTGGCGGGATCCTGGTCCACAACATCGGGCCGCTGCACCATCTGTCCGTCTGGATCGCGGGCCTGGGGGGACTGCTCGGGTCCGTCGTCGTGGGGATTTTCGACGGTTTGACCGGAGTGCTCTGCGGCGCGCTGGTGGTCGGTGTGCTGGCGCTGGTGGCCAAGCTCAGAGGAAAAAAAGCGAACTAA
- a CDS encoding glycosyltransferase, with translation MMPENHPLITIVTSTYNAKHLLGRTADSIRSQSFRRIQWIIADGNSSDGTVDLIKSYGSLVDKWISKRDSGIYQAWNNIIPYADGEWVQFLGAGDELATPTALEEMAEHLDGAFPRYELVYGIIRFVTEKSRTVIEDVAVPWETMKGKWFMGRPMLPQHPEVFHHRSLFENGGKFDERFSIAGDSHFLLKSILRKDPLYVPILVDCMSFGGKSGRIENAKEVAKEISAINSELGIRPPFLHSSQEKFKLCAKQILLMIMPGRFLYSLADQLRAVLRKPRRWRVDD, from the coding sequence ATGATGCCTGAAAATCATCCTCTAATTACAATTGTCACTTCCACATATAACGCCAAGCATTTGTTGGGTCGAACGGCAGATTCAATCCGTTCGCAATCTTTCAGGCGAATACAGTGGATTATAGCAGATGGTAATTCTTCAGATGGAACTGTTGACCTCATAAAGAGTTATGGTTCGTTGGTTGATAAATGGATAAGCAAGAGGGATTCCGGTATTTATCAAGCATGGAACAACATCATTCCCTATGCCGATGGTGAATGGGTACAATTCCTCGGAGCAGGGGATGAATTGGCCACGCCGACTGCCTTGGAGGAAATGGCAGAACATTTAGATGGGGCGTTTCCAAGGTACGAATTGGTTTATGGGATAATTAGATTCGTGACTGAAAAATCAAGGACGGTGATTGAAGATGTCGCCGTTCCTTGGGAAACAATGAAAGGCAAATGGTTTATGGGAAGACCCATGCTGCCTCAACATCCTGAAGTATTCCATCATCGATCGCTTTTTGAGAATGGTGGTAAATTTGATGAGCGCTTTTCAATAGCAGGTGATTCCCATTTCTTGCTAAAATCAATATTGCGCAAAGATCCTCTTTATGTACCTATTCTCGTTGACTGTATGTCTTTTGGGGGGAAATCGGGGCGAATAGAAAACGCAAAAGAAGTTGCGAAAGAAATTAGTGCGATTAATTCGGAGCTAGGCATTCGTCCGCCATTTCTTCATTCAAGTCAAGAAAAGTTCAAACTTTGTGCTAAGCAGATTCTGCTGATGATAATGCCGGGTCGATTTCTGTATAGTCTTGCTGATCAATTACGGGCAGTTCTTCGAAAACCAAGGCGCTGGCGTGTTGATGATTAA